The following nucleotide sequence is from Gordonia jinghuaiqii.
CGTCGCCTGCATGGGATTCACGGCACTCGCGGCCTGCAGCTTCAGCGTCGGCACCCAGTCCGTCGAGGAGGCCTCCGACATCGAGGTGGGCGAATGCCTGCAGATCGGCGAGGAGACCGGCGACGGCAAGGTGACGGCCACCAAGGCCAAGTGCGAGGGCACCGAAGGCCTCACCTTCTACACGGCAGGCAAGGTCAGCACCTCGGCCGAATGCGGCACCCCCAACACGTCGTCGCTCACCTTCGGTGAAGGCGACCAGAAGCTCTGCCTGACACCCAATTTCGTCGTCGACACCTGCTACCAGATCCCCATCAGCGGCGGCAAACTCGCCGACTACCGGGAGGTCGAGTGCAACGCGGCTCCGGTCGAGAGCACCATCCTGGCCAAGTCGGTGAGCCGTGGCGACGAGTCGGTCACGTGCACCGAGGACGAGACGAAATGGGCGTTCTCCCAGCCGAGTTCGATCGGCTACTGCCTGACCGAGGATGTCACGCTCGCCGGCCGGTTCGACGGCTGATCACAGGCTGCGTTGCTCCGCATACTCCGCCATCACAGCCCGCTCGGCGTCGCGCTTGGGATAACCGAAGAACACCACGGCGGCACCGAACGCCACGATCGCCGCGGCCGCGGCATATGCGGTTCGGTCGCCGTGCACAAACGCGTCGCGGGCCGCGGCGATGATCTGTTCGGCATCCTGCGGGTAGCGCTCGGCAAGGACTTCCGCACTCGAGAACGACTTGGTCAGCGCACTCTCGGTCTGCTCGGTGACCTGCCCGGCCTCCGGTGAATCAGCGATCGTCTCACGCAACTGCGATGCGTATCCCGCTGTGAGGATGGCACCGAGGATGGACTGCATGATCGCGCCACCGAGGTCACGCTGCAGATCCGACATGCTCGACGCCATGCCCGCGCGCTGCACCGGCACCGACCCGGTCAACGCGCGTGAGGCGGGTGTACCCGCCAGACCGACTCCGATGCCGACCAGCACATACATCAGTGCCACAACCCCATACGTCGCGTTCTCGTCCCACGTGAACACGGCGACGAGCAACGCGGCGACGATGAACGTGTACCCGGCCAAGAGGGTGAACCTCGAACCCATCCTCTCGACGAGCAGGGCAGACCTCGGGGCCACGACGACCATCGCGATCGCCGCCGGCAGACCCGACGTCCCGGCCTGCAACGTCGAATACCCGAGCACGTTCTGCATGTACTGCTGGCCGATGTACATCGCCGCCATGAGCGACCCGAAGACGATCAGTCCGCCCACGGCCGCGACCCAGAAGGTGCGTCGAGCCGCGATGCGGAGATCGAACAGCGGGACACGTACGCGTAGTTGGCGCATCACGAACCCGACGCCGGTGAGGATCGCGATGCCGCCAAGAATGTAGACCTGGAGCCGCTGATCGGAATTGGGTGCGAAATTGATCGCGAGTACCAGCGACCCGACCATCAGGATCGACACGACGCCGCCCAGATTGTCGACGACCGCCGCGCTGTCGCCGTCGTCGGCGGGCACCAGCCACCACGCGGCGAGCAACGCGGTCACCGCGAGCGGCAGCGTCGCAAGGAACACCGAATGCCACGTGAAGAACTCCAGCAGGACCCCGGACATCAGCGGACCGAGTGAGGAGATCGCGGCGCCGAACGCCGACCAGGCCGCGATCGCGTGGGTGCGCTTGGAGCCCGACCAGAGCGCGGTGATCACCGCGAGGGTCGTCGGGAAGGCCAGCCCGGCCGAGATCCCACCGAGCAGCCGAGCCCCGAAGAGGACTTCGAAGTTGGGTGCGAACCCGGCAATGACCGATGCCGGGATCGACAGACACATGCCGATGACCAGCAACCGTTTACGGCCGTACCGGTCTCCCAGGGCACCGAAGTAGAGGACCGACGCCGCCAGACCCAGCGAGTATCCGACCGCGATCAGGTTCAGCTGGGTGGAACTCGCGTCGAGGTCCTTGCCGATGTCCGGCAACGCCACGTTCGCGACCGCGAGATTGATGTTGGCGACCCCGGCGACCAAGATCAGCGCGACGAGAATGGCCCGCGCACGTTCCGGAGCCTTGCCCTCTTCGACCACGTGCGTCGTCGACGTCATCGGTGAAGCGTACGCGCCGGAATACCGGCAGATGCCGGTTCAGGCGCGGGCGGAACCGGCATCGTCGCGCCGCACAACCCGGCGGGACGAGCGGAGGTCTCAGATGCAGATGCTGAACGACACCGGGCCGATCGGTACGCCGAAGCAGATCGCCAGCGAACCCACCGCCTGCACCGGCTGCACCTGTTGCGGTGCGGCGGACGCAGTCGGCGCGGTGGCCAGTCCCAGCGTGCACGCGGCACCCACCGCGGCCACGCCGACGGCCAGACGACGCTTCACAATTGAAGTCTTCATGAGTGGCTCCCCTCGAGCTCAAGTCCCTCCCCGGACTCACCTGCGTGATCGCCAACGCTCAGATCGCAAGTGAAGGTGAGTGCAGAGCATACGCCGGTCAGAGGCTGATGCGCAGCCCGTCCCACTCGTGATCGTGCATGAAACCCTCGGCCAGACCGACGCGATACTTCAGACAGCTCCGCAGGATTCCGGCGTAGGCGAACGGCAGCATGAGCGCGGGTTTCTGGTCTCCGCGGCGGGTGACCACGTCCGACGCCCCGCGGAAGTCCCGTAAGAAGTCGCGAACGGTCCGGTCCTTGCGCGACGACGAACGCCACCCGTAGAGCAACATGCCCAGGCCGATCATCTTGTCGACGCCGGACCCCGGCGTGATGACCCCGGCGTCGGGGTCGGAGGTCCCCAGGATGGCGCGGTCGACGCCGTCGGCGGGGGTGAACATCATGATCCCGCTCGTGGCCCGCGGATTGCACTCGATGCAGAACAACTCGGCGCCGGCGCCGGTGCTGTCCCGGTCTTCGATGAAGTCGAAACCGATCTGCCCGGTGAAGTTCACCCGGCGCACGAAGTCGCTGACCCACTCGAAGATCCGCGGGTGGTCGACGGAACGGAAATTGAGACAGGAACTGCCGTCGATGGCGTAATCGACCGGATAGGTGGCGTGGGCGTACACGCGTCCCTCATGACAGACCGAATAGGTGCAGTAGTTCTTTCCCGACGCCCATTCCTGGGCGATCCACGGGTTCAGCTCGTCGTGTTCGAGCCACGTCAGCGGGTCACCCGGGTTCACCTTGTGCACCTTCTGCGAACCCCGCGAGTAGCAGCGTTTCAGCGCGAACGGCTGCTCGAAATCGAGTGCCGCTGCATCCTCGGGCCCGGTCACGCGTGCGAATTTCCGTGTCGGGATGCCGAGTTCGACGAGCAGTTCCTGGAACTCGTACTTGTTGTGCAGCCGATTCTCGATGGAGAAGTCGGAGAGGAACAGTCGACATTCGGGCGGGAACGTCTCGGCGAGCATCGCGATGATGTCGGTCTCCTCGTGGACCGGGATGACCATGTCGACGTCGTTCTCGGCGACGATGCGCGCCAGTGCGCGGCAGTACGCCAGCGGTTCGAACTTCGGGGGCGGAACACGATGGAAACCGTCCACGGCGTTGGAGAACCGGCCGATCCCCACGGGAATGGAGTCGGCGATGCTCACGCGATGGCCGCCCGCGGCCATCAGCCTCGCGAGTTCCAGTGTCAGGAAGGATCTGCCGAATGTGATCAGTACATGAGCTCGGCCGGCGCTGTCCACGCGAGCGAGTGTAGTCAGACAACGCCAAGACCGATCACACGACCACGACGCCGACAGCTGTCGGGTAAAGAGCCGACCGGGCGGGAATATCGCTACCGATCTGTCGGTTCGTCCTGTTAGTTTCTGCACGACCGGTACATGCCGGTGGGATCGGTAGGCAGTCGGCGGGTTCGGACGCTCTCCCTGGTGGGACCTCCGAGCTGGGTTGGAGGAGGCATGCAGCTGTTCGTGGTCGGCGTCATCGCCGCATGTCTCGCCGCCGTCGCCTACGGGATGTCGACCGTCCTGCGTGCGCTCGGGGCCCGGCGCGTGGCCGAGGCCGCAGCCGAAGAGGGCGAGGGCATCACCACCGAGACCGGCGCACCGACTCTCTCCTCGACGATGTCCACCTTCGTCGATCCGGCCTTCATCCTCGGCACCACGATGGTGGTCTTCGGCTTCGCCGGTGGCGCACTGGCGGCACGATTCCTCCCACTGTTCCTCTCGCAGACCATCGTCTCGGCCAACCTCGTCATCACCGCGCTGCTCGGCACGATCATCCTGAACATCGCGCTGCACACCCGAGAATGGGTCGCCATCTGGCTCGTGGTCATGTCGCTGTGCCTGCTGGGTGTCTCCTCCTCGCACCACACCGGCGGCGGCGAGGAGGTCGGCTTCCACTGGGGACTGTTCATCGCGACCCTCGCACTGTGCGCGCTCGCCCTGGTGGGTGTCTACAACCTCGGCCCTGCGGGTGCCATCGTCGGTGGCGCGTCGGCGGGCCTGCTGTTCGGCATCATCGCCATCGCCGTCCGCATCCTCGACGGCGTGCAGCCCTTCGACGCGGTCGCGCTGCTGACCGATCCCGCCGCGTGGACCATCGCGGTCGCCGGCGCGGTCGGCTTCTATGTGCAGACCGTCGCCCTGCAGCTCGGCGCGGTCAACGGTGTCACGGCGGTGCTGGTGGTCGGTGAAACCGCCGGCCCCAGCCTGGTGGGTGTGGTGTTCCTGGAGGACACGGCAAAACCGGGTCTCGGCTGGCTGGCGATCCTGGGATTCTTCGGCGCGGTCGTGGGTGCGGTGCTGGTGGCCTGGTACGGCTCGGTCGACCCCGACCATCTCGGTGAGGCACCGCCGATGAAGGGCGGCTGGCGACGCGGCAGGCAGGAGCCCGACACCGAAACCCTCACCACGCAACCGACCACGACCCCGGCCCGGACCGACATCATCGAACCGGCATCGGACTCATCGCCACCGCCTGCGCCCGACCCGACCCCGCAACCGTGGCAGTCCGACGACAACTCCGACGACAACTCCGTCGGCACCCGCGACGCGCGCCGGCCCTGAACCCGATCGGCGGACAGCGTCGAGGGTGTTGACAGTCGGGGTCCCGGTCGCGAGGGTGGGTTGATGACACCGACCAGCACGGGCTCCGCTGCCCGGCGCGCCTACGAAACACTCGAGCCCTTCCACATCCTGGCCTATTTCAATCCGGGACTGGGTGCGGCGCAGTCGGACACCGGCCTCGATCCATACGCCTTCTACTTCGGCGCGCGCGGGGCCCCCTTGGGGGCGTGCTCGGCCCCGGTCGTCTCCTCGGCGTTCTACAACTTCAATCCCGAACTGGTCTCC
It contains:
- a CDS encoding pyridine nucleotide-disulfide oxidoreductase encodes the protein MSRITSSTAHPSDPDTDDTIPAIGNPYWQLGRRAAVVVACMGFTALAACSFSVGTQSVEEASDIEVGECLQIGEETGDGKVTATKAKCEGTEGLTFYTAGKVSTSAECGTPNTSSLTFGEGDQKLCLTPNFVVDTCYQIPISGGKLADYREVECNAAPVESTILAKSVSRGDESVTCTEDETKWAFSQPSSIGYCLTEDVTLAGRFDG
- a CDS encoding MFS transporter, with the protein product MTSTTHVVEEGKAPERARAILVALILVAGVANINLAVANVALPDIGKDLDASSTQLNLIAVGYSLGLAASVLYFGALGDRYGRKRLLVIGMCLSIPASVIAGFAPNFEVLFGARLLGGISAGLAFPTTLAVITALWSGSKRTHAIAAWSAFGAAISSLGPLMSGVLLEFFTWHSVFLATLPLAVTALLAAWWLVPADDGDSAAVVDNLGGVVSILMVGSLVLAINFAPNSDQRLQVYILGGIAILTGVGFVMRQLRVRVPLFDLRIAARRTFWVAAVGGLIVFGSLMAAMYIGQQYMQNVLGYSTLQAGTSGLPAAIAMVVVAPRSALLVERMGSRFTLLAGYTFIVAALLVAVFTWDENATYGVVALMYVLVGIGVGLAGTPASRALTGSVPVQRAGMASSMSDLQRDLGGAIMQSILGAILTAGYASQLRETIADSPEAGQVTEQTESALTKSFSSAEVLAERYPQDAEQIIAAARDAFVHGDRTAYAAAAAIVAFGAAVVFFGYPKRDAERAVMAEYAEQRSL
- a CDS encoding ATP-grasp domain-containing protein, with protein sequence MDSAGRAHVLITFGRSFLTLELARLMAAGGHRVSIADSIPVGIGRFSNAVDGFHRVPPPKFEPLAYCRALARIVAENDVDMVIPVHEETDIIAMLAETFPPECRLFLSDFSIENRLHNKYEFQELLVELGIPTRKFARVTGPEDAAALDFEQPFALKRCYSRGSQKVHKVNPGDPLTWLEHDELNPWIAQEWASGKNYCTYSVCHEGRVYAHATYPVDYAIDGSSCLNFRSVDHPRIFEWVSDFVRRVNFTGQIGFDFIEDRDSTGAGAELFCIECNPRATSGIMMFTPADGVDRAILGTSDPDAGVITPGSGVDKMIGLGMLLYGWRSSSRKDRTVRDFLRDFRGASDVVTRRGDQKPALMLPFAYAGILRSCLKYRVGLAEGFMHDHEWDGLRISL
- a CDS encoding EamA/RhaT family transporter codes for the protein MQLFVVGVIAACLAAVAYGMSTVLRALGARRVAEAAAEEGEGITTETGAPTLSSTMSTFVDPAFILGTTMVVFGFAGGALAARFLPLFLSQTIVSANLVITALLGTIILNIALHTREWVAIWLVVMSLCLLGVSSSHHTGGGEEVGFHWGLFIATLALCALALVGVYNLGPAGAIVGGASAGLLFGIIAIAVRILDGVQPFDAVALLTDPAAWTIAVAGAVGFYVQTVALQLGAVNGVTAVLVVGETAGPSLVGVVFLEDTAKPGLGWLAILGFFGAVVGAVLVAWYGSVDPDHLGEAPPMKGGWRRGRQEPDTETLTTQPTTTPARTDIIEPASDSSPPPAPDPTPQPWQSDDNSDDNSVGTRDARRP